One segment of Mycolicibacterium sp. YH-1 DNA contains the following:
- a CDS encoding SDR family NAD(P)-dependent oxidoreductase, protein MSAGQRVAVITGAGSGIGAAIAALLRDRGWIVASISREPAPDTDLWQIADVADEQAVKDAIEHVQNTFGQIDAAVVCAGHYEEIPALDIVASAWQRMLRVHVGGLAHVCRAVLPDMRKRRSGRIVGIASERAIGGGSNDSHYAAAKGSALSLLRSIAVEVAADGVLVNAVAPGPCDTPLLPADSWERGAQFVETLPARRIADTGEVAELVRALLEEDLFLCGEVLSVNSGTVI, encoded by the coding sequence ATGAGCGCCGGTCAACGCGTCGCCGTCATCACCGGGGCCGGTAGCGGTATCGGTGCCGCGATCGCGGCACTGCTGCGAGACCGCGGCTGGATCGTCGCGTCGATCTCGAGGGAGCCCGCACCGGACACCGACCTGTGGCAGATCGCCGACGTCGCCGACGAGCAGGCCGTGAAAGACGCAATCGAGCACGTGCAGAACACCTTCGGGCAGATCGACGCAGCCGTCGTCTGCGCCGGGCACTACGAGGAGATTCCCGCACTCGACATCGTGGCGTCGGCGTGGCAGCGGATGCTGCGCGTGCACGTGGGCGGTCTGGCCCACGTGTGCCGCGCGGTCCTGCCTGACATGCGCAAGCGACGCAGTGGGCGCATCGTTGGAATCGCCTCTGAGCGCGCAATCGGCGGCGGCAGCAACGACTCTCACTACGCGGCCGCCAAGGGTTCCGCGCTGAGTCTGCTGCGCAGCATCGCCGTCGAAGTGGCTGCCGACGGGGTCCTGGTCAACGCCGTTGCGCCCGGGCCATGTGACACGCCGCTACTGCCTGCCGACTCGTGGGAACGCGGCGCACAGTTCGTCGAGACGCTGCCCGCCAGGCGTATCGCCGATACCGGTGAGGTGGCCGAGCTGGTCCGTGCGCTGCTTGAGGAGGACCTGTTCCTGTGCGGAGAAGTGTTGTCGGTCAACAGCGGAACGGTGATCTGA
- the speB gene encoding agmatinase: MNNDNGRNAIVGAVDPAVQPRYAGWTTFARLPRLEDVTHADVAVVGVPFDSAVTYRPGARFGPNAIRQGSRLIRGYNPELDIKPFEVCQFADAGDIACNPFDIGEAVDQIAAQLTDLLSKGTRAVILGGDHSVALPSLRAAHAVHGPMVLVHFDAHLDTWDGFYGADITHGSPFRRAFEEGLLLDRNLHVGVRGSIYDRKDLVEDASFGFSCITCREIDSLGADGIIERIRELAGDAPVYVSVDIDVLDPAHAPGTGTPEAGGMSSRELLAVIRGLEHVNLVGADVVEVSPAYDHAEITAVAAANVTWEFLSVFGRKAQR, from the coding sequence ATGAACAACGACAACGGCCGCAATGCGATTGTGGGAGCGGTGGATCCGGCTGTGCAGCCGCGATACGCCGGATGGACCACCTTCGCGCGGCTGCCGCGGCTCGAGGACGTGACCCACGCCGACGTCGCCGTGGTGGGGGTGCCATTCGACAGCGCCGTCACCTACCGTCCCGGAGCCCGTTTCGGGCCCAACGCGATCCGGCAGGGTTCCCGGCTCATACGCGGCTACAACCCTGAACTCGACATCAAGCCGTTCGAGGTCTGCCAGTTCGCCGACGCGGGCGACATCGCGTGCAACCCGTTCGACATCGGCGAGGCGGTCGACCAGATCGCGGCGCAGCTGACCGACTTGCTGTCCAAGGGCACGCGTGCTGTGATCCTCGGCGGCGACCACTCGGTGGCCCTGCCGTCGCTGCGCGCCGCGCACGCGGTACACGGCCCCATGGTGCTGGTGCACTTTGACGCCCACCTCGACACCTGGGACGGGTTCTACGGCGCCGACATCACGCACGGCTCGCCGTTCCGCCGCGCCTTCGAGGAGGGGTTGTTGCTCGACCGCAACCTGCACGTCGGCGTGCGCGGGTCGATCTATGATCGAAAGGATCTCGTCGAGGACGCCAGCTTCGGATTCTCCTGCATCACCTGCCGGGAGATCGACTCGCTGGGGGCCGATGGCATCATCGAACGCATCCGTGAGCTGGCGGGCGACGCGCCGGTCTACGTCTCCGTTGACATCGACGTCCTCGACCCGGCCCACGCGCCGGGAACGGGAACGCCGGAGGCCGGCGGCATGTCCAGCCGCGAGCTGCTCGCCGTCATACGCGGGCTTGAGCACGTGAACCTGGTGGGTGCCGACGTCGTCGAGGTGTCGCCGGCCTACGACCACGCCGAGATCACCGCGGTCGCCGCCGCCAA
- a CDS encoding SDR family NAD(P)-dependent oxidoreductase, giving the protein MSNTSRVLITGVDTQLGAAVREYFTVRGATTTGTRAGSREASEANGGKLTVWADPTNRHEVRRAVAQAAELMGGIDALVVAHGLPHVAALNDQTMDAFWDHVDATLTGSFLYAQAAAEHMRDNRTGGRIVLTTSRWHIGGAELSAVAAAAGGIVALTKSLTRDFGGFGVGVNAVAIGAVDSEWAVCDAAAGGSSLTPPTGQVGTVEQVAGVIGVLCQRQLGAAVGQIVNVDGGLSRNRV; this is encoded by the coding sequence ATGTCCAACACCTCTCGGGTTCTCATCACCGGCGTCGACACCCAGCTCGGTGCCGCCGTACGCGAGTACTTCACCGTCCGCGGCGCCACCACGACCGGAACGCGCGCGGGCAGCCGTGAGGCGTCCGAGGCGAACGGGGGCAAGCTCACCGTGTGGGCCGACCCGACCAACCGTCACGAGGTTCGCCGTGCCGTGGCACAGGCAGCCGAACTCATGGGTGGGATCGACGCGTTGGTCGTCGCACATGGGCTGCCCCACGTTGCCGCGCTGAACGACCAGACCATGGACGCGTTCTGGGACCACGTCGATGCGACGCTGACCGGCAGCTTCCTCTACGCGCAGGCCGCGGCAGAGCACATGCGGGACAACAGAACCGGTGGTCGCATCGTGCTGACCACATCGCGCTGGCACATCGGCGGTGCCGAGCTGTCGGCGGTCGCCGCCGCTGCCGGCGGCATCGTCGCATTGACGAAGTCGCTGACCCGCGACTTCGGCGGCTTCGGGGTGGGCGTGAACGCCGTCGCGATCGGAGCCGTCGACTCGGAGTGGGCAGTGTGTGACGCCGCCGCGGGCGGCTCGAGTCTTACCCCGCCCACCGGCCAGGTGGGCACTGTCGAACAGGTAGCCGGGGTCATCGGAGTGCTGTGCCAGCGTCAGCTCGGTGCAGCCGTCGGACAGATCGTCAATGTCGATGGCGGGCTGTCGCGTAATCGTGTCTAG